A genomic stretch from Zeimonas sediminis includes:
- the bcrA gene encoding benzoyl-CoA reductase subunit A, protein MRCFIGIDLGSTTTKAVVLDEQQNVIGRGITNSRSNYDTAAAIAKQEALVNGRFHLFRQALAQTGALNGQLEGFLAQLERDFRAEQYLEQLDDLAVTCQRSLASAKFGDDAKVVGEALDEVFRRIAAEAPALFAPGARRKSDFFRDIAGSQYLAAGEAVAKELGIRYDYLLNVFDRSIIEVENRVYAGSIRRHLLAALERTFEAMPGTAGRRTQVEAPVKGILDTEMEETYVVGTGYGRARLPFSKEHVRSEILCHGLGAHVMYPQTATVLDIGGQDTKAIQVDPTGIVESFQMNDRCAAGCGRYLGYIADEMNMGLHELGPLAMKSTKTVRINSTCTVFAGAELRDRLALGDKREDIMAGLHRSIILRAMSILARSGGIRNEFTFTGGVAKNEAAVKALKELVFENYGEMTLNIDPDSIYTGALGGATFAWRAVVEEGKTAEARA, encoded by the coding sequence ATGCGTTGCTTCATCGGCATCGACCTGGGATCGACGACGACCAAGGCGGTCGTCCTCGACGAGCAGCAGAACGTGATCGGGCGGGGCATCACCAATTCCCGCTCGAACTACGACACCGCGGCCGCGATCGCCAAGCAGGAGGCGCTGGTCAACGGCCGCTTCCACCTGTTCCGGCAGGCGCTCGCGCAGACCGGCGCGCTGAACGGCCAGCTCGAGGGGTTCCTGGCGCAGCTCGAGCGCGACTTCCGCGCCGAGCAGTACCTCGAGCAGCTGGACGACCTCGCCGTGACCTGCCAACGGAGCCTGGCGAGCGCGAAGTTCGGCGACGACGCGAAGGTGGTCGGCGAGGCGCTCGACGAGGTCTTCCGGCGCATTGCCGCCGAGGCCCCGGCCCTGTTCGCGCCCGGCGCGCGCCGCAAGTCGGACTTCTTCCGCGACATCGCCGGCAGCCAGTACCTGGCCGCGGGCGAGGCGGTCGCCAAGGAGCTCGGCATCCGCTACGACTACCTGCTGAACGTGTTCGACCGATCGATCATCGAGGTCGAGAACCGGGTCTACGCGGGATCGATCCGTCGCCACCTGCTGGCCGCGCTGGAGCGCACCTTCGAAGCGATGCCCGGGACCGCCGGGCGGCGCACGCAGGTCGAGGCGCCGGTCAAGGGGATCCTCGATACCGAGATGGAGGAGACCTACGTGGTCGGCACCGGCTACGGCCGCGCCCGGCTGCCGTTTTCGAAGGAGCACGTTCGCTCGGAGATCCTGTGCCACGGGCTGGGCGCGCACGTGATGTACCCGCAGACCGCCACCGTGCTCGACATCGGCGGGCAGGACACCAAGGCGATCCAGGTCGACCCGACCGGCATCGTCGAGAGCTTCCAGATGAACGATCGCTGCGCGGCCGGCTGCGGACGCTACCTCGGCTACATCGCCGACGAGATGAACATGGGCCTGCACGAGCTCGGGCCCCTGGCGATGAAGTCGACGAAGACGGTCCGGATCAACTCGACCTGCACCGTGTTCGCGGGGGCCGAGCTGCGCGACCGGCTCGCGCTCGGGGACAAGCGCGAGGACATCATGGCCGGGCTGCACCGATCGATCATCCTGCGCGCGATGTCGATCCTGGCCCGCTCGGGCGGGATCCGCAACGAGTTCACCTTCACCGGCGGCGTGGCCAAGAACGAGGCGGCGGTCAAGGCGCTGAAGGAGCTGGTGTTCGAGAACTACGGCGAGATGACGCTCAACATCGATCCCGACTCGATCTACACCGGCGCGCTGGGCGGGGCGACCTTCGCCTGGCGGGCGGTGGTCGAGGAGGGCAAGACCGCCGAGGCGCGGGCCTGA
- the bcrB gene encoding benzoyl-CoA reductase subunit B, producing MSTVATPASGRKPEVQKEDAMWLQKELINRNYAELARARAENRKVSATFVPGNLNELLMCFDFARSLPETNALQNGMRKKSGKFIMDAEREGQSEDVCTYVKADLGMMQGGEVGPTGEPLPRPDVLLLSYTGCFTFMKWFELIRHKYGCETVMLHVPYQGEGRIAPNMRDYVVRQLKESVIPTLERISGVKFDIDRLREYMKESAKAEEDLVAVLQSAKNRPSPIDGYFGAVYYIGPIFTAFRGTPEATQYYRQLRGEIEERVRLGKGPVTPDGEMGEERYRLIVEGPPNWTSFRDFWKMFYDEGAVVVSSTYAKVGGLYDFGFRHDPDHPLESLAEYCLGCYTNLNLPSRVDMICRYIEEYQADGLLINSIKSCNSFSAGQLLILREVEKRTGKPAAFIETDLVDPRYFSAANVKNRLESYFQMVRQKRGAAVGAH from the coding sequence ATGAGCACCGTCGCCACGCCCGCGAGCGGCCGCAAGCCGGAAGTCCAGAAAGAGGACGCGATGTGGCTCCAGAAGGAGCTGATCAATCGCAACTACGCCGAGCTCGCGCGGGCGCGCGCCGAGAACCGCAAGGTGTCGGCGACCTTCGTGCCCGGCAACCTGAACGAGCTGCTGATGTGCTTCGACTTCGCGCGCAGCCTGCCCGAGACGAACGCGCTGCAGAACGGCATGCGCAAGAAGTCCGGCAAGTTCATCATGGACGCAGAGCGCGAAGGCCAGTCCGAGGACGTCTGCACCTACGTGAAGGCCGACCTCGGGATGATGCAGGGCGGCGAGGTCGGCCCGACCGGCGAGCCGCTGCCGCGGCCCGACGTGCTGCTGCTGTCCTACACCGGCTGCTTCACCTTCATGAAGTGGTTCGAGCTGATCCGTCACAAGTACGGCTGCGAGACGGTCATGCTGCACGTGCCCTACCAGGGCGAGGGCAGGATCGCGCCGAACATGCGCGACTACGTGGTGCGGCAGCTCAAGGAATCGGTGATCCCGACGCTCGAGCGCATCTCCGGCGTGAAGTTCGACATCGACCGTCTGCGCGAGTACATGAAGGAGTCGGCGAAGGCCGAGGAGGACCTGGTCGCGGTGCTGCAGTCCGCGAAGAACCGCCCCTCGCCGATCGACGGCTACTTCGGCGCCGTCTACTACATCGGCCCGATCTTCACCGCCTTCCGCGGCACGCCGGAGGCCACGCAGTACTACCGGCAGCTTCGCGGCGAGATCGAGGAGCGGGTCCGGCTGGGCAAGGGGCCGGTCACGCCCGACGGCGAGATGGGCGAGGAGCGGTACCGGCTGATCGTCGAGGGGCCGCCGAACTGGACCAGCTTCCGCGACTTCTGGAAGATGTTCTACGACGAGGGCGCGGTCGTGGTCTCGTCCACCTACGCGAAGGTCGGCGGGCTCTACGACTTCGGCTTCCGGCACGACCCCGACCATCCGCTCGAGTCGCTGGCCGAGTACTGCCTCGGCTGCTACACCAACCTGAACCTGCCGTCGCGCGTCGACATGATCTGCCGGTACATCGAGGAGTACCAGGCGGACGGCCTGCTGATCAACTCGATCAAGAGCTGCAACAGCTTCTCGGCCGGCCAGTTGCTGATCCTGCGCGAGGTGGAGAAGCGCACCGGCAAGCCGGCGGCCTTCATCGAGACCGACCTGGTCGACCCGCGCTACTTCTCGGCGGCCAACGTCAAGAACCGCCTGGAGAGCTACTTCCAGATGGTCAGGCAAAAGCGCGGCGCCGCGGTCGGCGCCCACTGA
- the bcrC gene encoding benzoyl-CoA reductase subunit C codes for MQQIVGRCQALFEDLDFGAVKAWKAAEPGRKAIGYMPVYVPRELVHAAGMLPVGILGGGDQLEVIQGDAYYQSYICRIPRSTIELGLTGRLDCLDGMLFPSICDVIRNLSGMWQLMFKDKYVRYFDVPQNYQDEVGGRFYVEELEVLRRDLGELRGAPIGDDELNASIAVYNENRRAIRELYAYRAARPWQAPTSEVYLVLRAGMVLPPEEHTRLVRDYLAATDAVSRPMRDNARIVINGSFCEQPPLSLIKSIELSGCYIVDDDFMLVTRWLLDDVPEDGKPLEELSRAFLHRSASTAAKYDARREDKGQFLLRQVKGAAAEGVVFAAPSFCDPALLERPMLQDVLAKHGVPYTAFKYAENTGQMAPIREQSGTFADSIKLWSAA; via the coding sequence GTGCAGCAGATCGTCGGCCGCTGCCAGGCGCTGTTCGAGGATCTCGACTTCGGCGCGGTGAAGGCCTGGAAGGCCGCCGAGCCCGGCCGCAAGGCGATCGGCTACATGCCGGTCTACGTGCCGCGCGAGCTGGTCCACGCGGCCGGCATGCTGCCCGTCGGCATCCTCGGCGGCGGCGACCAGCTCGAGGTGATCCAGGGCGACGCCTACTACCAGAGCTACATCTGCCGGATCCCGCGCTCGACGATCGAGCTCGGCCTGACCGGCCGTCTCGACTGCCTCGACGGCATGCTGTTCCCGTCGATCTGCGACGTGATCCGCAACCTGTCGGGCATGTGGCAGCTGATGTTCAAGGACAAGTACGTCCGTTACTTCGACGTGCCGCAGAACTACCAGGACGAGGTCGGTGGCCGCTTCTATGTCGAGGAGCTCGAGGTCCTGCGGCGCGACCTCGGCGAGCTGCGCGGCGCGCCGATCGGCGACGACGAGCTCAACGCGTCGATCGCGGTGTACAACGAGAACCGCCGCGCGATCCGCGAGCTCTACGCCTACCGGGCGGCCAGGCCGTGGCAGGCGCCGACCTCCGAGGTCTACCTGGTGCTGCGCGCAGGCATGGTCCTGCCGCCGGAGGAGCACACCCGGCTGGTTCGCGACTACCTGGCCGCGACCGACGCGGTGTCCAGGCCGATGCGCGACAACGCGCGAATCGTGATCAACGGCTCGTTCTGCGAGCAGCCCCCGCTGAGCCTGATCAAGTCGATCGAGCTGTCGGGCTGCTACATCGTCGACGACGACTTCATGCTGGTGACCCGCTGGCTGCTCGACGACGTGCCCGAGGACGGCAAGCCGCTCGAGGAACTCTCCAGGGCCTTCCTGCACCGCTCGGCCTCGACCGCCGCGAAGTACGACGCGCGGCGCGAGGACAAGGGGCAGTTCCTGCTCAGGCAGGTCAAGGGCGCTGCCGCAGAGGGGGTCGTGTTCGCGGCGCCGTCGTTCTGCGACCCGGCCCTCCTGGAGCGACCGATGCTGCAGGACGTGCTCGCGAAGCACGGCGTTCCGTACACCGCCTTCAAGTACGCGGAGAACACCGGCCAGATGGCGCCGATCCGGGAGCAGTCGGGAACCTTCGCAGACTCGATCAAACTCTGGAGCGCAGCATGA
- a CDS encoding 2-oxoacid:acceptor oxidoreductase subunit alpha, with amino-acid sequence MELASTREPAARPAASGPEPPRPGGSISIALAGSGGSGVMTAGNLLLDAAARAGLYGLMVRTSGPQIRGGEAAALLRLATVPTESLDDGFDLLLALDWQNVNRFADEIPLRASGLLLGDADEGEPPPVFLAGGARFVSLPLKKTAKAIRGAWTNMVALGVAGRLAGIPAQALEAAVQASWKRDAAGLEANLQALRAGFEAGGAVEAGHGAPALAPASATQGTTPGAAPGTASADRWLLSGNEGAGLGALRGGIRFVAAYPITPATEMLEWLAPALTRVGGTLLQAEDELASINMAIGASFGGVPSLTATAGPGLSLMAEGIGLAVSAEVPVVIVDVMRGGPSTGIPAKSEQSDLSFAVDGLHGDAPRLVLAPTSITDCVATTQWAVELAEATQAPAIVLSDQFMGQSRAIVDRPPDPGFAARRLVAEADAPDFRRYRNTESGVSPMAIPGTPGTVYTADGLEKTEAGIPSSQARDHSLQLDKRERKLRQHDYGRWWADLEGSGDAAILTFGSVTGVAREALARLAAQGIALRLVALRLLAPALPEQLAEALAGVERVLVVEQNHSAQLFRYLRAMHDLPGRPASFHRPGPLPIRPGELADAIIEWRSR; translated from the coding sequence ATGGAACTCGCGTCGACCAGGGAACCAGCGGCAAGGCCCGCGGCATCCGGCCCCGAGCCGCCGCGCCCCGGGGGGAGCATCTCGATCGCGCTGGCCGGCAGCGGCGGCAGCGGGGTGATGACCGCCGGCAACCTTCTGCTCGACGCGGCCGCCCGCGCCGGCCTGTACGGCCTGATGGTGCGCACCAGCGGCCCGCAGATCCGCGGCGGCGAGGCCGCCGCGCTGCTGAGGCTGGCCACCGTGCCGACCGAATCGCTCGACGACGGCTTCGACCTGCTGCTGGCCCTCGACTGGCAGAACGTGAACCGCTTCGCCGACGAGATCCCGCTCAGGGCCTCCGGCCTGCTGCTGGGCGACGCCGACGAGGGCGAGCCGCCGCCGGTGTTCCTGGCCGGCGGCGCGCGCTTCGTGTCGCTGCCGCTCAAGAAGACCGCGAAGGCGATCCGCGGCGCCTGGACCAACATGGTCGCGCTCGGCGTAGCGGGCAGGCTGGCTGGCATTCCCGCGCAGGCGCTGGAGGCCGCGGTGCAGGCCTCGTGGAAGCGCGACGCGGCGGGCCTCGAGGCCAACCTGCAGGCGCTGCGCGCCGGCTTCGAGGCCGGGGGCGCCGTCGAGGCAGGCCATGGCGCGCCGGCGCTCGCACCGGCCAGTGCAACACAAGGTACGACACCCGGAGCGGCGCCCGGCACCGCTTCGGCCGACCGCTGGCTGCTGAGCGGCAACGAGGGCGCGGGCCTGGGCGCGCTGCGCGGCGGCATCCGCTTCGTGGCCGCCTACCCGATCACGCCCGCCACCGAGATGCTCGAGTGGCTGGCGCCCGCGCTCACCCGGGTCGGCGGCACGCTGCTGCAGGCCGAGGACGAGCTCGCCTCGATCAACATGGCGATCGGCGCGTCCTTCGGCGGCGTGCCGTCGCTGACCGCCACCGCGGGCCCGGGCCTGTCGCTGATGGCCGAGGGCATCGGGCTGGCGGTCAGCGCCGAGGTGCCGGTCGTGATCGTCGACGTGATGCGCGGCGGCCCCTCGACCGGCATCCCGGCCAAGAGCGAGCAGAGCGACCTGTCCTTCGCGGTCGACGGCCTGCACGGCGATGCGCCGCGGCTCGTGCTGGCGCCGACTTCGATCACCGACTGCGTGGCGACGACCCAGTGGGCGGTCGAGCTGGCCGAGGCGACCCAGGCGCCGGCCATCGTGCTGTCCGACCAGTTCATGGGGCAGTCCCGCGCGATCGTCGATCGCCCGCCGGATCCCGGCTTCGCGGCCCGGCGCCTCGTGGCCGAAGCGGACGCGCCGGACTTCAGGCGCTACCGGAACACCGAGTCCGGCGTCTCGCCGATGGCGATTCCCGGCACGCCCGGCACGGTCTACACGGCCGACGGCCTCGAGAAGACCGAGGCGGGGATCCCGAGCAGCCAGGCGCGCGACCACTCGCTGCAGCTCGACAAGCGCGAGCGCAAGCTGCGGCAGCACGACTACGGCCGGTGGTGGGCCGACCTGGAGGGCAGCGGCGACGCGGCGATCCTCACCTTCGGCTCGGTGACCGGCGTCGCGCGCGAGGCGCTGGCACGGCTCGCCGCGCAAGGGATCGCGCTCCGGCTCGTCGCGCTGCGGCTGCTCGCGCCGGCGCTGCCCGAGCAGCTTGCGGAGGCGCTCGCCGGCGTCGAGCGCGTCCTGGTCGTCGAGCAGAACCACTCGGCCCAGCTGTTCCGGTACCTGCGCGCGATGCACGACCTGCCCGGCAGGCCGGCCAGCTTCCATCGGCCCGGCCCCCTGCCGATCCGGCCCGGCGAGCTCGCCGACGCGATCATCGAATGGAGAAGCAGATGA
- a CDS encoding 2-oxoacid:ferredoxin oxidoreductase subunit beta codes for MNQLALGEAAPPCAPLTAQDYKSNYKPIWCPGCGDYTVLSSITKALAALQLRPEKVAVVSGIGCSSRIPAYTACYGFHGVHGRSLAAATGLKVARPDLTVLVASGDGDGYSIGGNHFLHACRRNVDLTYIVMDNHVYGMTKGQPSPTTEPDWDSKLAPGGTGLRSFHPLVIALASGANFVARAFSGDPNGTADILARAIRHPGFSFVEILSPCVTFRPEQRGWKERVHGAPVEATDDPARAARRIMTDDGFNLGVLYAGDRPAFPGPARAASASIADIEAEFAP; via the coding sequence ATGAACCAGCTCGCCCTCGGAGAGGCCGCGCCGCCCTGTGCGCCGCTGACCGCTCAGGACTACAAGTCGAACTACAAGCCGATCTGGTGCCCCGGCTGCGGCGACTACACGGTGCTGTCGTCGATCACCAAGGCGCTCGCCGCGCTGCAACTCCGGCCGGAGAAGGTTGCGGTCGTGTCGGGCATCGGCTGCTCGTCGCGCATACCCGCCTACACCGCCTGCTACGGCTTCCACGGCGTGCACGGCCGCTCGCTCGCCGCCGCGACCGGGCTCAAGGTCGCCCGCCCCGACCTGACCGTGCTGGTCGCCAGCGGCGACGGCGACGGCTACTCGATAGGCGGCAACCACTTCCTGCACGCCTGCCGCCGCAACGTCGACCTGACCTACATCGTCATGGACAACCACGTGTACGGGATGACCAAGGGCCAGCCCTCGCCGACCACCGAGCCCGACTGGGACTCCAAGCTCGCCCCCGGTGGCACCGGCCTTCGCAGCTTCCACCCGCTGGTCATCGCGCTGGCCTCGGGCGCGAACTTCGTGGCACGGGCCTTCTCGGGGGACCCGAACGGCACGGCGGACATCCTCGCCCGCGCGATCCGGCATCCCGGCTTCTCCTTCGTCGAGATCCTGAGCCCCTGCGTGACCTTCCGGCCGGAGCAGCGCGGCTGGAAGGAGCGCGTGCACGGCGCGCCGGTCGAAGCCACCGACGACCCGGCGCGCGCCGCCCGGCGGATCATGACCGACGACGGCTTCAACCTCGGCGTGCTCTACGCGGGAGACCGGCCGGCCTTTCCCGGGCCCGCGCGTGCCGCCTCGGCGAGCATCGCCGACATCGAAGCGGAGTTCGCGCCATGA
- a CDS encoding ferritin-like domain-containing protein translates to MKPASTLAPASLDALMRQAYTMEVEAGQRYADLADAMQTHNNREVADLFRRMAVIESRHASQILAQMGWAEPPAPQPIDWEGFEAPETVAVDDVHYLMRPWHALALALAGEQRAVRFFAAIAETAGDPAVRAAALELRDEELGHVTLIEEWMQKVPRPEQDWDDDPDPPRYTD, encoded by the coding sequence ATGAAGCCCGCCTCCACCCTTGCGCCCGCCTCGCTCGACGCGCTGATGCGGCAGGCCTACACGATGGAAGTCGAGGCCGGCCAGCGCTACGCCGACCTGGCCGACGCGATGCAGACGCACAACAATCGCGAGGTCGCCGACCTGTTCCGCCGGATGGCCGTGATCGAGTCGCGGCACGCGAGCCAGATCCTCGCCCAGATGGGCTGGGCCGAGCCGCCTGCGCCGCAGCCGATCGACTGGGAGGGCTTCGAGGCGCCCGAGACCGTCGCGGTCGACGACGTTCACTACCTGATGCGTCCCTGGCATGCGCTGGCGCTGGCGCTGGCCGGCGAGCAGCGCGCCGTCCGCTTCTTCGCCGCGATCGCCGAGACGGCGGGCGACCCGGCAGTGCGCGCCGCCGCGCTCGAGCTGCGCGACGAGGAACTCGGGCACGTCACGCTGATCGAAGAGTGGATGCAGAAGGTGCCCAGGCCCGAGCAGGACTGGGACGACGATCCCGACCCGCCCCGCTACACCGACTGA
- the bcrD gene encoding benzoyl-CoA reductase subunit D: protein MTCTIGIDIGSGAVKTVLFEVDGDRQTWLAKRCERIRRRDPMQLAEEGRDGVLADAGLDPSAVDYIATTGEGENVAFATGHFYSMTTHARGGVFLHPGARAVVDIGALNGRAIYVDERGKVLAYKMTSQCASGSGQFLENIARYLGVAVEEIGPLSQSSEDPEKVSSICAVLAETDVINMVSRSIAPADILKGIHLSMASRIIKLLKVTGIKEGTALMTGGLALDTGLIAALREEIANEKTAVEIVNHPDSIYAGAIGAALWGAFRHGRLAALQAQAA from the coding sequence ATGACCTGCACGATCGGAATCGACATCGGCTCGGGCGCGGTCAAGACCGTGCTGTTCGAGGTGGACGGAGACAGGCAGACCTGGCTCGCGAAGCGCTGCGAGCGGATCCGCCGCCGCGACCCGATGCAGCTGGCCGAGGAGGGGCGCGACGGCGTGCTGGCCGACGCCGGCCTGGACCCCTCGGCGGTGGACTACATCGCGACCACCGGCGAGGGCGAGAACGTGGCCTTCGCGACCGGTCACTTCTACTCGATGACCACGCACGCGCGCGGCGGGGTCTTCCTGCACCCCGGGGCGCGGGCGGTCGTCGACATCGGGGCCCTGAACGGGCGGGCGATCTACGTCGACGAGCGCGGCAAGGTGCTCGCCTACAAGATGACCAGCCAGTGCGCGTCGGGCTCCGGGCAGTTCCTCGAGAACATCGCGCGCTACCTGGGCGTGGCGGTCGAGGAGATCGGTCCGCTGTCGCAGAGCTCCGAGGACCCGGAGAAGGTCAGCTCGATCTGCGCGGTGCTGGCCGAGACCGACGTGATCAACATGGTCTCGCGCAGCATCGCGCCGGCCGACATCCTGAAGGGAATCCACCTGTCGATGGCCTCCAGGATCATCAAGCTGCTGAAGGTGACCGGCATCAAGGAGGGCACCGCGCTGATGACCGGCGGGCTCGCGCTCGACACCGGCCTGATCGCCGCGCTGCGCGAGGAAATCGCGAACGAGAAGACCGCGGTCGAGATCGTGAACCATCCGGACTCGATCTACGCCGGCGCGATCGGCGCGGCGCTGTGGGGCGCGTTCCGGCACGGCCGGCTGGCCGCGCTGCAGGCGCAGGCGGCCTGA
- a CDS encoding YfhL family 4Fe-4S dicluster ferredoxin, which produces MALTINENCTACDACKPVCPNDAISVGDPAYVIDPLRCTECVGAEDEPQCMLVCPADCIEPHPDFRETPEELLAKYESLHG; this is translated from the coding sequence ATGGCACTGACGATCAACGAGAACTGCACCGCCTGCGACGCCTGCAAGCCGGTCTGTCCGAACGACGCGATCAGCGTCGGCGACCCGGCCTACGTGATCGACCCGCTGCGCTGCACCGAGTGCGTCGGGGCAGAGGACGAGCCCCAGTGCATGCTGGTCTGTCCGGCCGACTGCATCGAGCCGCATCCGGACTTCCGCGAGACGCCAGAGGAACTGCTCGCGAAGTACGAGTCGCTTCACGGCTGA